A stretch of the Alnus glutinosa chromosome 6, dhAlnGlut1.1, whole genome shotgun sequence genome encodes the following:
- the LOC133870944 gene encoding 26S proteasome regulatory subunit 4 homolog B-like has translation MGQAPSGGLNRPGGDRKHDDGKKKEKKYEPAAPPSRVGRKQRKQKGPEAAGRLPNVTPLTKCKLRLLKLERIKDYLLMEEEFVANQERLKPHEEKNEEDRSKVDDLRGTPMSVGNLEELIDENHAIVSSSVGPEYYVGILSFVDKDQLEPGCAILMHNKVLSVVGLLQDEVDPMVSVMKVEKAPLESYADIGGLDAQIQEIKEAVELPLTHPELYEDIGIKPPKGVILYGEPGTGKTLLAKAVANSTAATFLRVVGSELIQKYLGDGPKLVRELFRVADDLSPSIVFIDEIDAVGTKRYDAHSGGEREIQRTMLELLNQLDGFDSRGDVKVILATNRIESLDPALLRPGRIDRKIEFPLPDIKTRRRIFQIHTSRMTLADDVNLEEFVMTKDEFSGADIKAICTEAGLLALRERRMKVTHVDFKKAKEKVMFKKKEGVPEGLYM, from the exons ATGGGTCAGGCTCCATCTGGCGGGCTGAATCGCCCGGGCGGCGACCGCAAACACGACGACGgcaaaaaaaaggagaagaaataCGAGCCGGCGGCGCCTCCCTCCCGCGTGGGCCGCAAGCAGCGCAAGCAAAAGGGCCCTGAGGCGGCGGGCCGGCTCCCCAACGTGACTCCTCTGACCAAGTGCAAGCTCCGCCTCCTGAAGCTGGAGCGCATCAAAGACTATCTCCTGATGGAGGAGGAGTTCGTGGCCAACCAGGAGAGGCTCAAGCCCCACGAGGAGAAGAACGAGGAGGACCGCTCCAAGGTTGACGATCTCCGTGGCACCCCCATGAGCGTCGGCAATCTCGAGGAACTCATCGACGAGAATCACGCCATTGTCTCGTCCTCGGTTGGGCCCGAGTACTACGTCGGGATCCTCTCGTTTGTGGATAAGGATCAGCTGGAGCCCGGATGCGCCATTCTTATGCACAACAAG GTCCTTTCTGTGGTTGGGCTTCTTCAAGATGAGGTTGATCCCATGGTGTCTGTGATGAAAGTTGAGAAGGCTCCACTGGAGTCGTATGCTGACATAGGTGGGTTAGATGCCCAGATTCAGGAAATCAAAGAAGCAGTGGAACTTCCTCTTACTCATCCTGAATTGTATGAAGATATTGGTATCAAACCCCCCAAAGGAGTCATACTATATGGGGAGCCTGGGACAGGGAAAACTTTGCTTGCCAAG GCAGTGGCTAACTCAACAGCAGCAACTTTCTTGCGTGTGGTCGGAAGTGAATTAATTCAGAAATACTTGGGTGATGGGCCTAAATTAGTCAGGGAACTCTTTCGAGTTGCGGATGACCTTTCACCATCAATTGTCTTCATTGATGAGATTGATGCAGTAGGCACAAAAAG GTATGATGCACATTCAGGTGGTGAACGTGAGATTCAGCGGACTATGCTGGAATTGCTGAACCAGTTAGATGGTTTTGATTCAAGAGGAGATGTCAAAGTAATTCTTGCTACAAATAGAATTGAAAGTCTTGATCCCGCCTTGCTGCGTCCTGGTCGAATTGACAGGAAGATTGAGTTCCCTCTGCCTGACATAAAAACAAGGAGGCGCATTTTCCAG ATACACACATCAAGAATGACATTGGCAGATGATGTCAACTTAGAAGAGTTTGTGATGACTAAAGATGAATTTTCTGGGGCTGATATCAAAGCAATTTGTACCGAGGCTGGCTTGCTTGCTTTAAGAGAGCGCCGTATGAAG GTAACACACGTAGACTTCAAGAAAGCCAAGGAGAAGGTGAtgttcaaaaagaaagaaggggtgCCAGAAGGCCTCTATATGTAA